One Thermoanaerobacter pseudethanolicus ATCC 33223 genomic window, GTATAAATTCTAACAACTGTCCTAAATACACAGCAATTGTTGTCATAATAATACCTCCAAAAATTTATTTTACAGGGTCATATCCCCCGGGATTAAAGGGATTGCACCTTAAAATCCGCCAAATTGACATAATTCCGCCCTTTAAAAGTCCATACTTTGATATTGCTTCTATAGAATATTGAGAACAAGTTGGGTAAAATCTACAGCTCCTTGGCTTCATAGGCGAAATATATCTTTGATACAACTTAATTAAAAAAATAACAACATTTTTCATTTTTCATTCCCCGCATAAAGAGGTGTTTTCATAATTAATTTTCTCATGGAATTTTTTAAAGTGTGAAAATCAGCCTCTACAATTTTTCCTCTTGCGACAAAAATTATATCAAAACCTGTTTTTATCTCAATATCTAAAAGTCTAAAACTTTCATGTAAAAGCCTTCTAACTCTATTTCTTACCACACTTTTACCTATTTTTTTACTCACTGAATAGCCAACTCTATTAAAACCTAAATTATTTTCCATATAATACATTACAACAAACTGATTAGCAACAGATTTTCCATTTGAATAAACCTTTTTAAATTCATAACTTTTTTTAATTTTTACAATCTTTCTCCTCATTTATACCTCCGGATTGTAAAAAAGGCCCTAAAGGCCTCACGCTGTCAATCTATGTCTACCTTTTTGTCTTCTTCTTTTTAAAACATTGCGACCGCTTTTGGTAGACATTCTCTTTCTAAAACCGTGCACTTTTT contains:
- the yidD gene encoding membrane protein insertion efficiency factor YidD, encoding MKNVVIFLIKLYQRYISPMKPRSCRFYPTCSQYSIEAISKYGLLKGGIMSIWRILRCNPFNPGGYDPVK
- the rnpA gene encoding ribonuclease P protein component, which encodes MRRKIVKIKKSYEFKKVYSNGKSVANQFVVMYYMENNLGFNRVGYSVSKKIGKSVVRNRVRRLLHESFRLLDIEIKTGFDIIFVARGKIVEADFHTLKNSMRKLIMKTPLYAGNEK
- the rpmH gene encoding 50S ribosomal protein L34, with the translated sequence MLRTYQPKKRHRKKVHGFRKRMSTKSGRNVLKRRRQKGRHRLTA